A part of Spodoptera frugiperda isolate SF20-4 chromosome 25, AGI-APGP_CSIRO_Sfru_2.0, whole genome shotgun sequence genomic DNA contains:
- the LOC118271992 gene encoding longitudinals lacking protein, isoforms H/M/V isoform X4, giving the protein MSQQYSLRWNNHQPNFISMFTTLLNTQTLVDVTLSADGKQLLAHKVVLSACSTYFQSLFVDNPSPHPIVILKDVTYADLRTMVDFMYCGEVNVTEEQLPKVLDTAKLLKIKGLTEMPDSTSLTRSQGTSAEFQNQGDSMDSQRQSPAASPSNKRRRRRKSSSGSTSLNVVENEQGRADVAAQTVDAITLSSVPQQQRRMREYHEIRTIDNSQQTTEQDLNVEQIGLENTPTAIPQATVIGLTGSYSPVVPPGGQWTMMEHSYPRYTNACLGAGALQQDPGMYINNVINPHMDGDINYGQSLGVAGPSPGPSCVDVQAAQEPNPTPTPKRRRTTNPQSEENFQRALEAVRFGGIGFCKAARMFGVNNRTLWLEYKKKGYPNNRPSIKSRIKREHTTPPPEHKEEQQLPEQQMALVCPQHQVPPGFIESNAAHGFPLQGVAHNSPLNILGVNFNSMQ; this is encoded by the exons ATGTCGCAACAGTATAGTCTACGGTGGAATAACCACCAGCCGAACTTTATATCTATGTTCACGACCCTATTGAACACACAAACTCTCGTGGACGTAACTCTCTCGGCTGATGGAAAGCAACTGCTCGCGCATAAAGTTGTTTTATCTGCGTGCAGTACTTATTTCCAA TCTCTGTTCGTTGACAATCCGTCGCCACATCCGATAGTCATCCTGAAGGATGTGACGTATGCCGACCTGCGCACGATGGTCGACTTTATGTACTGTGGGGAGGTGAATGTGACCGAGGAACAGTTGCCCAAG GTCCTGGATACTGCcaagcttttaaaaataaagggtTTGACGGAGATGCCAGACTCCACGTCACTAACACGATCCCAAGGCACTTCGGCAGAGTTCCAGAACCAGGGCGACTCCATGGACTCACAGAGACAATCGCCAGCTGCCTCTCCTTCCAACAAGCGCAGACG GCGAAGGAAAAGTTCGAGTGGTTCTACATCACTGAACGTGGTGGAAAACGAGCAAGGCCGCGCTGACGTCGCCGCTCAGACGGTGGATGCGATCACGTTAAGCAGCGTGCCACAACAACAACGGCGCATGCGCGAATACCATGAAATTAGAACCATCGACAATTCGCAACAG ACCACGGAACAGGACCTCAACGTTGAGCAGATTGGACTAGAGAACACCCCCACAGCGATACCACAag CGACAGTGATTGGGCTGACAGGATCTTACTCGCCAGTGGTGCCACCTG GAGGCCAATGGACTATGATGGAGCATTCGTATCCGCGGTACACGAACGCGTGCTTAGGAGCTGGCGCGTTGCAGCAGGACCCCGGCATGTACATCAATAATGTGATCAACCCGCACATGGACGGCGACATCAACTACGGCCAGAGCCTCGGCGTGGCCGGCCCCTCGCCCGGACCCTCCTGCGTTGACGTGCAAGCCGCACAGGAACCCAATCCTACGCCCACCCCCAAGCGACGACGAACTACCAACCCCCAATCTGAAGAGAACTTCCAGAGGGCTTTAGAGGCTGTGCGTTTCGGAGGAATAGGATTCTGTAAGGCGGCTCGTATGTTCGGCGTTAACAATAGGACCTTATGGCTCGAGTATAAGAAAAAAGGATACCCGAATAACAGGCCAAGTATTAAAAGCAGGATCAAGCGTGAGCATACAACGCCACCGCCCGAGCATAAAGAGGAGCAACAACTACCGGAGCAACAGATGGCACTGGTGTGCCCGCAACATCAGGTGCCGCCTGGATTCATCGAGTCCAACGCCGCGCACGGGTTTCCATTGCAGGGCGTGGCTCACAACTCGCCTCTCAACATTCTGGGAGTGAACTTCAACTCAATGCAATAG